In the genome of Halosolutus amylolyticus, the window AAGGACACGAAAGAGACGGCCGAAGACATCGAGAAGCGACTCGAGCGGATCAACGAGCGGACCGAACACACGGCGACCGAGGTCCAGAAGACCGCCGATCGCATCTCGACGCACGTCGACTCCGTCGAGAACGCGGCGGCGGCGCTCGACGAAATCGCGGACTACGCGAGCCAGACCAACGACGGCGTCCAGGAGATCTCTGCGGCGACCGAAGAGCAGGCCGCCTCGACCCAGGAAGTCGTCGCGATGACCTCGGCAGCGACCGACATCTCCGAGACGACGGCACAGGAGGCCCAGCACGTCGCGGCCGCGGCGGAAGAGCAGACGTCGTCGCTCGCCGAAGTGTCGGACAGCGCGAACTCGCTCGCCGGACAGGCGGCCCGCCTGAGCGAGGCGCTCGATCGGTTCGAGACCGATCGGCGGCCCCAGTCCCCGTCGACGGAGGGCGGTACCGAACTGGCCTTCGAGGAGGGGACGGCGGTCGACGCCGACGACGCGAATTCCACGACGGCCGATACGGACGACGCGGGCGACGATCCGGGCGACGCGGACCCCACGACGGGGTCCGAAACCGACGCGTCGGGATCCGCACCGACCGACGACCCGTTCTCGTTCGACCAGGTGGACGAGTCGTAGGTTCGTCGGAACCGTCACGTACTTTGTAACCCCGTCCTAAGCGCTGGCAATGGAACTTCTGGAGCGCCGTCGGGCGCTGATCGAGGAGCGTCTCGTCGACGTCGTCGACGCCGTCGATCCCGAGACGCTCGGCGAAGAAGTTCGGCACGTCACGCTCTCCGGCGGAAAGCGCGTTCGACCGATGGTCACCATCCTCGCCTGTGAGACGGTCGGCGGGACGGCCGAGGACGCCGTCGACTTCGGCGTCGGAATCGAACTCGTCCACAACGCTTCGCTGGTCGTCGACGATATCATCGATCGCTCCGAGTTACGACGCGGGACGACCAGTGCGTGGGCCGAGTTCGGTCACGGACCGGCGATCATCGCCAGCGACGGACTGCTCGGCGAGGCGTTCGCGCTGTTTTCCGCGGATCCGAACGCGACACAGGTGGTCGCCGAGGCGATGGTGGAACTCGGGATCGGCGAGGCGACCGAACTGTCGGCCAAGCCGGCGAACGAGGAGGAGTACATGACCCTCGCGAGACGCAAGACCGGCGCACTGTTCCGTGCGGCGGCCGAACTCGGCGCGATCGCCGCCGATTCGGATCCGTTTACGGTGGAGGCAGTCGGCGAGTACGCCGAGCGCGTCGGGGTCGCCTTCCAGATCAGGGACGACGTGCTCGACGCGGTCGCCGACGCGGACGACCTCGGCAAACCGACCGGCCACGACGCCGCGCTCGAGCGGCCCTCGGTCGTCCAGGTGACCGACCTCACTCCCGAGGAGGCGAACGAGCGGGCACAGACGGAGGCCGATCGCGCCATCGACGCGCTCGACCGGGTGGACGTCGTCGATCGAGAGGCGCGGGGCTACCTGCAGGAACTGGCGGAGTACGTGGTCGAGCGGGAGCGCTGAGCGGCGCTCATCGCGACGCGCGGTCGGGCTGTCGACCGCCCTCGGAGAACCGGGATTCGGCGACGGCGAAGGCGAGCGTGCTCACGATACCCAGCAGCGTGCCGGCCGTCAACGCCGCCGCGAGGTACGTGATCCCAACCACGTCGAGGAAGAACGCGCTCACCGCGTGGAGCACGATCGCCATCGCGAGGACGTAAAACGGCGCGTTGAGGTAGCGCCACTCGAGCGAGCCCGCGATGTACTCGTCGGTGATCTGGCCGAGGCTCGTGGTGATCCCGGCGGCGGCGAACCACTGGATCGACCCGAACACGAACGCCGCGAGCTGGACGAAGACGTCCGTCTCGCCGGTCGTCGCCGCCTGTTCGGCCTCGAGGGCGTCCAGCCCACTGACGCTGCCGATGACCAGCAAGGTGGCCGCGACGACGTACGCGAGGAGCGTGGTCCGGCCGGCATAGAGCGATCGCCGGGCCCGTTCGACGGTCGCGTCGAGTCGGTCCCCCAGTCCGAGCCCTCGCGATATGAGATAGAGCCCGAGCAGTGCCGAGGTCGTCCCGAGAAAGAAGCCGGGCATGTCGAGCAGGGTGCCGATCAGGGCAAGCGGATAGATGAGCAGGAGGATTCCCAGCGGAATCAGTACCGTCCCCCGCGTTTCGGGGTCGTTCAGCACCTGTTTGATCGTGTAGTACATCGATTCCAGGTTCTGGGCCTGCCTGACGACGACCCGGCGCACGCCGTCGATCGGAACCCGCGAGCGGATGATCGGGATGACGGATTCGTCCTGTGCGCCGTCGGTGACCACGAGCGCGGTGACGTCCTCGGCGGTCGAGAGGCTCGCGAGGACGGTGTCGACTTCCTCGCCGACCTCACGGTTGGCCTGGACGTCACCGTCGTCGTTGCCGGTGACGACGGCGACCTCGACGCTCTCGTCGCGCGCGTCCAGATCGTCGTAGATGTGCAACCCCTGGAAGATGACGTTGGCGTCGGAGTCCTCGGGGTCCGCTGTCGCGAGTGCGACGGCTGCCTCCTCGACCGGGTCGCGGCCGATAACCGGCGTCGAGAAGCCAGTCTTTCGGCCGAGGTCGTCGTCGAGGTCGACACACAGGACCAGCAGCATCTGGTCGTGGTTGAACGCCGCAGTATTTCTCTCTTCTGGGAGGACGGAATCGATCGCGGCCGACGTGGCCGGAACACGGACGTTCGGCGGTCGTCACGCGTCCGGCGATTCGATCACCATCTCGGTCTCGTCGGTCCTGACGCCCTCGATCTCGAACCGCGCACCGCCCGCCCGCGCGTCACGCGCCGCGATCGACCAGCCGTGCGCCGTGACGATCTCCTCGACGATCGCCAGGCCAAGCCCGGTGCCGTCCGCGGCCGTCGTGTGCCCGAACTCGAAGATCGACTCCCGATCGGGCGGGAGCCCGGCCCCGGTGTCCGCGACGTAGAATCCGGCGTCCGTGGCCGGGGCGTCGGATCCCGAATCGACCTCGCCTCGATCGTCTCGCGGCCCCGGCAACGGTCCCACGGAGACGATCATGTGATCGGCGTCAGCGGCGTCGGGGTGGCCCCCGTCCTGACTGCCCGTCGAGCCGTGCTCGATCGCGTTCCGAAAGAGGTTCTCGAACAGTTCCCGGAGACAGGACTCGTCGGCGTAGAGGTCGCGATCGGTCTCGATTTCGAGCCGCGCGTCGCCCGTCTCGACCGTCGCCCACGCGTCGGCGGCGACGTCGGCGAGGGACACCCACTCCTGCTCGCTGACGGCGGTTCCGTGCCTGGCGAGTCCCAGCAGGTCGTCGACGAGTTCCGCCATCCGCGACAGCGACCACCGGAGGTCCTCGAGGTGTGAGCCGTCGGCCCCCTCTTCGAGCAACGCGAGCGATCCCTGGGCGACGTTGAGCGGATTTCTGAGATCGTGGCTGACGAAACCGGCGAACTCCTCGAGGCGCTCGTTCTGGCGCTCGAGTTCGCGCTGGTAGCGCCGGCGCCGGGTGATGTCCCGCATCGCGTGGATCGTCCCCGCGAACTCGCCGTCCTCGAACGGCAGGAGTTTCGTGTGGACGTCGTACACCCGCTCGTCGCCGTCCGCCGTCCGGAACTGGACGTCGTACTTGGCCCGATCGAGATCGACCTCCGAGGAGAGGAGTTTCCGGACCTCCTCGACGTACTGTGTCGTCACCTGCTCGTCGAAGTAGCCGCGATCGATCAGCGTCGGGAATCGCGTTCCGAGCAGATCTGTCCTCGACTCCTCGAACCCGGCCGCGAACTTCGCGTTCATCCAGACGATCCTCGCGTCCGCGTCGAGTACGAACAGTTTGGTGGGAGCCGTCTCGACGATCGTCTCGTACTCGGAGAGGTCCCGCTCTCGCTCCCGGTGGCGGGTGATATCCCGCACGACGCCCACGGAGCCGACGTACGTCCCGTCGTCCGAGCGCAGGGGCGACAGGTTCGCCTCACCCGTCCGACGATCGCCATCGCGCGTTTCGAACGTGAACTCGAATCGGGCGCGATCCCGATCGTCGGATTCGAGCAACCCGTACAGCGTCTTGCGGCCGCGCTCGACCATCTCCTCGTCGAACACCGCCGAGATGTGCCTGCCCAGCAGCCAGTCGCGCTCGTAGCCGAGCAACGCGACCATCGCGTCGTTGACCATCGTGATCGTCCCCCCGTCGTCGAGCATGTACATCGGATCGGCGACCGTCTGGACGAGCGTCCGGTACCGATCGAGCTCCCGCTCGGACCGCGTGCGAATCGCGGACCGCTCCTCGCACTCCGGGACGGCACTGGTGATCCGGGTCGCCAGTTCGTCCGGCCGGTCTCGCCCCTCCTGTTTCGGGACGTAGTCGGTCACTCCCGCACCGATCGCGTCGCTGGCGATCGTCTCGGATCCCGATCCGGGACACAGGATGAACGCCACCCCGGGGTGGCGCTCGCGGACGGTCTCGAAGAAATCGAGGCCGTTCGTTTCGGGCAGGTCGTACCCGCTGACGACGCAGTCGACGTCGTCGGCCCGCTCGTCCAACTGGGAGCGTGCGTCGGAAACGGTAGCCGCGACGGTCACGGTGACGTCGTCGCTGGCCCGCTCGAGGGCCGGTGCCGCGGCGTCACGAACCGCTGGATCGTCGTCGACCCAGAGGACGTTAGTCCCAGTTGCCATTGGATACGCACTGGTATAATATCCTGATATATGAAGATGTGGTCTCGTTGACGTTCGGACCGATCGGGAATGGAGCCGCGATCGAGTGTCCTTTCGGTCTCCCCGGTGTCGCGTCGCGACCATCGGACCCTCATCCGGTGTCGCGTCGCGGACGTCGATCGCCGCGAAACCGGATTCGACGGTTTCGACGGAGGGAGACGTTCTGGCGCGACCCGTTTCGCACGGCTTTTGAGTCTCGGCCCAGTAGCTAGCGTCGAATGATCTCGAAGGGCTGTGAGCAGTGCGCGAAAGGCGGCAAGATGGTGCTGTTCGTCTACGGCTACTGCGACCAGCGCGACTGCTTTTACTGCCCGCTCGGCGAGAACCGCAAGAACGTCACGGACGTCTACGCCAACGAGCGACTCGTCGAGAGCGACGCGGACGTCCTCACGGAGGCAAAACGGATGGACGCCCTCGGTACCTCGATCACCGGCGGCGAACCGCAGGAGGCCCTCGACCGGACCTGTCACTACCTCGAACTACTGAAAGACGAGTTCGGCGAGGACCACCACACCCACCTCTACACCGGCATCACGGGCGGCCGCGAGAACATGCGCCGCCTCTCGGAGGCCGGCCTCGACGAGATCCGCTTTCACCCGCCGTACGAACAGTGGGGCGACCTCCACGGCACGGAGTGGGAAGACATCCTCTATATCGCCCGTGAGGAGGGACTCACCCCCGCGTTCGAGATTCCCGGTATCCGCGCCGAGGAGGAGTTCCTCGACTTTCTGGACGAGGGGGCCGCGGACTTTTGCAACGTCAACGAGTTCGAGATGAGCGACGGCAACTACCGCCGGATGCAGGAACAGGGGTTCGAACTCAAGGAGGACCACATGAGCGCGGTGGACGGCGATCGGGAGGAGATCCTCGACGTGATGGGCGATCACGAGAAGGTCTACTTCTGTACGTCGGTGTTCAAGGACGCCGCCCAGCACCGCCGTCGCCTGAAGCGGATGGCCCGCAACATCCGCCGCGAGTTCGACGACATCACGGACGACGGCACGCTCGTCTACGGGAAGACGACGGCCGCGCCGGAGCGATTCGAGGACCTCGGCGTTCCCGAGGAGTTCTACACGGTCAAGACGAACCACGTCGAGGTCGCGTGGTGGCTCTTGGAGGAGATGATCGACGAAGGCGATCTCGAGGACGGCGAGATCGTCGAGCAGTACCCGACCTACGACGGGCAGGTCGTCGAGCGGACGCCGCTGGCGTAACGACCGCGAGAGCGCGAAGCGATCGAGCGGCTTTTTCATCGAAGTTTTTGCGTGAGTGGTGCGCCCTGGCGCACCCGAACGGAAAAAGTTCGCGACGCGGTACCCGACCGACGACGGGCAGGTCGTCGAGCGGACGCCGCTGGCGTAACGACCGCGAGAGCGCGAAGCGATCGAGCGGGCTGGTGTCGGTTTCGCGAATGAAACGATCGACGACCAGCCAGCGCCGCGTTCGCATCGCATGGTTTGGAAAGAGGCGTGAAACAGCGTGAACTGACGCGTATCGTCTTGGGCACTCCATAGGCGTCTTCCGTCTCGTTCAACGGCGAGCAAACGGACGTGTAGGTACCTATACGACCAATTCATCGTCGAATCGGGGGCGATCGCTTATCGAGCGTGTAATAATGGGGATCGTTCCGGAACGGGTGTCTACAATGCAATTCCGAACCGTCGCCACCGTCGCGGTGGCACTGCTCGTGGCGCTCTCGGGGTGTAGCGCCCTCGGAGGATCGTTCGCGGACGGACCGTCGAACGAGACCGAAACCGAATCAAACGTGAGCGAGGACCTGAACGACAGCGCGTCGGTGGACGGCGAGGACGAAGACGACGACGCGAACGAGACCGACGAAGGGACGGAATCAGACGAGGACGATACGGCTGATAAAGAGTGGTACCCGCCAGCGGAACCGAACCGGCCGCTGGAGGACAAACGCGAGGATCGGATCGAGAGCGTCGAGTTCGTCGACACGGAACCGGCGGCGGACGGCGAGGGCTACTCGAACTTCAACCTCGAAGTCGTCGCCAACACCAGCATGGAGAACGTCGACCCGCCGGAACACGGTGACGTGGTCGGCGAGCCGTACTTCTTCGTCAAGATCAACGAGGACACGCAGAAAATCGTCGAGCGCACGCGGGAAGTCCGGATGGACGAAAACGGCACGTTCCACATCGACGTCCGGCCGGCCGGGATCGAAGAGTTCGGCGAGGGCCCGCTGACGGTCGAAGTCTTCCTGATGGACGAGGACAAGGACTGGGACGACATCTACGCCTCGGTGGGCAAAGAGATCTACTTCAACCCGGATACTGACGATGCAGACGAGGACACCGACGACACGGACGAGAGCACCGACGACACGGATGCTGACTCCGGGACGGACGACTCGAACGCGGACGAAGACACCGACGGCACAGGGGACGACACTGACGAAGAGACCGACACCGAGGATTCGGATTCAGAAGCCGGTGATTCGGGAGGCGACGAGAGCTGAGTGGAACGACGAGAGCTGAGTGGAACGACGAGAACCGAGTGGCAACTCGAACCAACGATCGGCCGATCAATCGATCTCGGTCGGATCGACCTCCGGAAGCGTGATCAGGTTCTCGCGGCCGATCCGGAGTTTCTCGATCTCGCCGTCGTCGTCCATCTGTGAGAGCAGTTGGGAGACCTTGGCGTTCGACCAGCCGGTTTCAGTCACGATCGAGCCCTGTTTCATCCGGCCACCGTTTCGCTTTAACAGCCGGTGAACGCGTTCCTCGTCGCTCAGCAGTTCCGGATCGACGTCGTCTGGTTCCTCGAACGACAACTGCTCTCCACCGTCCGATTCGGCGGCTGCGGGACCGACGTCCGGCGTCCGGCGATCGCCTCCGGGCCCGGCGCCGGGGTCCGTGGCTGGCGCGTCGGGGTCGCGAGAGCCGATCACGGGCAGGCGATCGCGGATCGCCGGCGGGACGTCGATTTCGACGTTCGATCGGCGCCGTACGATGAAGTAGGCGGCCGCCGCGGCGACGACGATCACGAGGAGTGCGACACCGGGGTAGAGCCACGAGTTCTGCGGGCTACCGGCGACGCGAACGAAGACGATATCGAGGTCGCCGTTTTCGAACTGCTGTGGGCCGTTCCAGATGAACGCTCCGTCGTTCGTCGTGGTCGGCGGCGTGTTGAACTCCTCGAAGCTGTAGCCGGGTGGCGACTGGATGACGAGCCGTTGCTCGGACCCGAGATTCGCGAGCCAGGGTCCCTGTGACGTCTCGAACGCGTCCCCGAAGTAAACGTGATCCCCGTCGGTGGTCGCGAAGTTGGTCCAGGTAAACGAGTACGAGATGACGCCGACGCGGTAGTCCTCGTCGGCCGCGTCGGGATCGTCGATCGATTCGACCCGCGGGTCGTCCCAGCCCATCCCTTCGATCGACATGGTACGGCCTGTCGACTGCTCGGCGGTGGCGAGCTGGTTTTCGAACAGCTGTCGATCGTAGTCGACGTCCCGGTTGCCGGCGGTGACTTCTCCGGCGTACGACTCGAACGTCTCGACGTCCTCGTCGTCGGTCAGGAGAAACCGGCTCTCGATCGACCATTCCGCGTCACCGGTTTCGGTCACGTTGATCCGGATCACCTGCGCCGGGTCGGCAGCCTGGAGGGATAACTGCTGATCGTCCTGGATCGACGACGAGGAGGCCGAACCGGAGACAGATATCACTTGTGACTGCTGCACCGCAGGGTCGTGGAGGGACGCCTCGGACGGGGACCGATCGGCTACCGTCGGCGTCCGCGCCGACGGTGCGGCGGCCACCGCCCCCAGCATTGACGTGGCGAGGAGGACTGTGAGGGCGAGTGTAACGGCGGTGGATAACCGCATGCGTATCAACCGGTGGTCCCCCATAGGAAAAAACACTTTCCATCGAAAAAATCCGCCATTACGTTCGTCCCCGGATCGGATCCGCAACCGGGAACGGCAGGAACAGGCACATTACCGGTGCGACCAGCTTTTATATCAGGAGCCCATACAGTGGCTCGATGAAGAGCGCGACGCCCGCCCTCCTCGCGTTTCTCCTCGTCTGTTCGCTCCCCGCGATGACGGTCGTCGCAGTGGGGCCGGCGGCCGAGGGGATTGGCGACGCGAACGACAACCAGCCCCTTCGTTTGCTTCCCCACCAGCAAGGGGATTTACTCCACGCCGAAGGCACGACGAACCGGCTCACGCTGAGCCACGAGGCCACCGACGTTACCAGTAGCCACGCTGAGTACCAGCACGATCTCGGAACGGAGCTCGCGATTACTGATGACGAGCTCAGAATCGACCAGAGCAAGTACGCAATCCTCGATCGAGAGTTCGACGACGCGACCGACGAAGAGCGATCGGAGAAGGCCGAGGCGACGTATAGTCATCTCAAAGACCGGATGGACGCGATAGAAGCCCGCGAAAAACGAGCCGTCCGCGAACACGCTAGCGGCGACATATCTGACGCCGAGTTGCTCCAGACGCTGGTACGAAATTACAGGGAAGCGCTCGTAATTCACGATACGCTCTCCGAACTAGACGACCGGACGGACAGAATTTCGGGTTATTCGGTACCGCGAGAGCAACTCCGAGCAGATCGTACGATCCTCGACTTTCATCAAACGCAGATTCGATCCTCCCTGGAAGCATCGTCGAGAACGCAACAAAAAGTTCTGCTCGAAACCTCACAAAACGGATACAGTCTCGCGATGATACGCGGCGGGACGTACATCGTCGAAACGACACGGTTCGATAACCGGGATACGAACTCCCCAAATCAGTTCGAAGAGTTCGAAGGAATGATAGAACGGACGAGCGAACTGTACCCGTGGGCGGGAAGTGACGAATACGGCTCGCCCCACTACCAGGACAATAGCTACGAGAACCTCTACTGGATAGATATTCTTCACCAGCAGGGCTCCCTCGAGGTGTATCTCGACGCTGGGTCCGGTGACGTGCATCGCGAAGTGCAGGAACTATCGATGGCGAAACTGCCCCAGTCTGAAACCGAGACCTGGTCCAACGACGGCCTCGAACTCACGCTCAACCGGACGCCGGCGAACGGTCCGGCACAGGTGAAGGTGGTCGACGCAGTCTCGGGCGAACCCCAGGCGGCGACGATCACGATCGACGGCTACGAATTCGGCGAGACCGACGGCGACGACGGGACGCTCTGGATCCTCCCGCCATCCGGGGAGTACGAACTGGGTGCCGAGACGGAAACCGGGAGCATCAACACGACCGTCTCGGGCTAACGAATTGCGTTCGATCGCGTCCGGCAGGGCCTCGCCCGTCGGATGCCGGCGTTTATAACTGAAGGAGAGGCCATGCTGGCTCGTGATCGGACGGTCGGAGAGTTGGGCCGACGAGCCCCCGCATCGGGAGCGTGGCGTCAGCCCGATCGTCGGCCTGCTGGCACTCCTCGCGGTTACCGTCGCGCTCGCGACGATCGTCGCCGTCGGAGCCAGCACGGTGTCGATCGGGTCGACCGGGCCGACGGCCGCGTTCGACCTCGCCGTCGACGGATCGACGATCACGATCGACCACCTGGCCGGTGACGCGATCGACGTGGCGGCGCTCTCGGTGACGATTGCAGTGGACGGAACCGAACTGGACAGTCAGCCGCCGGTCCCGTTCGTCGGGGCCGAAGGGTTCGACGGCGCGCCGTCGGGGCCGTTCAACGCGAAATCGGATCGGACGTGGCGATCGGGGACGACTGCCGGGGTCACCGTCGCCGACACGAACGCGCCCGAGATAGAGCGCGGCGATTCGGTGGCGGTCACGCTGGTCGTCGACGGGGAGGCGGTCGCGACGCTCGAGACGACGAGTCGGTGAGATCCGCACGAAAAACGGGCAGGGCGGCGGCGTCGTGGAGACCAGCGTTCGAGTTCTGAGATCCGTTACTCGGGTGCCCGGCCGATCGTCGTGATCGCGACGTCGGGATCGTACGACGGCCCCTGGAACAGGTGTTGCACGTCCTCGAAGCCGGCGGTCTTGAACATCCGATCGGCCTCGTACTCGTCGTAAAAGAGCATTATCGAGTCGGCGAGTCGCTGTGCGAGGAAATTGTCGGGATAGTTGGGGCCGACGACGAGCACCTGCCCGCCGGGTTTCAGCACGCGGCGGAACTCACGGAGCGCGAGGATCGGGGTGGGCCAGTACTCGATCGAGCCGGAGGACCAGACGACGTCAAACGTGTCCGTCGCGAACGGGAGCCGTTCGGCGTCCCCACGGTGGAAGTGTACCGGTGGGGCGCGTTTCCCGAACTTCGCGTAGGCCTGTTCGAGTTGGTGTCGACTCTGGTCGAGCGCGTACACTTCGTCGACGTGCTCGAGGAGACCCTCGGTCGCGAACCCGGTGCCACAGCCGACGTCGAGAACCGTCATGTCGTCCTCGAGGTCGAGCAACGAGAGGGCCTCGGCTCGCATGTCCTCGGTCCAGACGAACGGGTTGACCTGGTCGTACACCTTCGAGAGGTACTTGTAGAACAGTCGAGCACGGGCCTTGTTCTCGAGAACTCCCATTGTGCGGGAGTTTCGGTCCGAGGAAAATATGTCTGCCGTTCCCGGTGGAACGGTGGCCTGGTAATCCTGAACTACTCCCCGACGAACGCCGAGCGCGGCGAGGTGCTTTCGCAACTACCATATACGCGCTCTGGCAAACATCCGTTTGCTTAGAGTATGCCGAGGCCAGAGGTTCTCGAACGAATTAAGTCGGCGGAAGAAGAGGCCGACGAGATCGTCGCATTGGCAGACAACGACCGCGACGAGCGAATAGCCGAGGCCCGGGAACGTGCCGAGGAGATTCGCACGGAAGCGGAACAGGAGGCGCAGGAGTTGAAAGAGCGCCGCCTGGAGGAGGCTCGCGAAGAGATCGACGCGGAGTGCGAGCGCGTCCTCGAAGACGGCGAACAGGAGCGCGAGGAACTCGCCGAGCGCGCCCGGACCCGGGTCGACGAAGTGACCGACCACGTCGTCGAACTGTTCCAGGAGGACGTCCATGCTCAGACCTGAGCAAATGAGCAAGGTCTCGGTGACCGGCTCCAAGGGCATCATGCCCACGGTCATCGAGACGATCCACGGACTGAACCTGGTGCACCTCTCGGACTACGACGGCTCCTGGGAGGGGTTCGACAACGGCAACCCGATCGAGGGTGCCGACGACGCCTCCGAGAAGCTGGTAACCGTCCGCGCCCTCGAGAGCACGCTCGGACTGTCCGACGCGGACGTCGCGCCGGGCACGATCGAGGACGACTGGGAGGAGCGACTCGAGGAGATCCGCACGCGGGTCAACGACCTCGACGATCGGCGAACGGAGGTCCGCGAGCAACTGCGCCGGGTCAAAGAGCGGATCGACCGCGTCGCCCCGTTCGCGGAACTCGGGATCGACCTCGATCTGCTGTCGGGGTACGACTCCGTCGAAGTGCTCGTCGGGGAAGGCCCACAGGAGGCGATCGAGGGAGCGCTCGACGCGTCGGACGATATCCGGGCGTTCGAGACGTTCACCGGTGGCGACGTCGTGGCGATCGTCGCCGCGCCCACCGACGACGCAGAACCGGGCGTCATCGACGACGCCCTCGTCGGCGTGGAGTTCGCCCGCCACGAGGTGCCCGACACCGAGAAGAGTCCCGAAGCGTACGTCGACGAACTCGAGTCGCGCAGAGCCGACCTCGAGTCGAAACTCGAGGACGTCGACGCTGATCTCGAACAGATCCGCGGGACGGAGGGGTCGTTCCTCCTGCGCGTCGAGGAGGAGCTCACGATCGAGGTCCAGCGCGCGGAAGCGCCGCTGCAGTTCGCGACGAGCAAGCACGCGTTCATCGCCGAGGGCTGGATCCCGACCGACGAGTACGACACCCTCGTCGCGGCGCTGAACGACGCCGTCGGTGACAGCATCGAGATCGAAGAGCTAGAGCGCGCGGACTACGATCGCCACGGCGCGCATACCCACACCGAAGACGTCCAGAAAGGGGCGCCGGCAGCGGCCGACGACGACGAAAGCGCCGCCGAAGCGGACGACGAGCCGCAGAAGGCCGTCACGGACGGCGGCTCTGCGGTCACGATGGGCGACGAACCGCCGACGGTACAGGACAATCCGGGACCCGCCAAACCGTTCGAGGTCCTGGTACAGGCGGTCAACCGACCGAAGTACAGCGAGCTCGACCCGACGATCTTCCTGTTCCTGACGTTCCCGGCGTTCTTCGGGTTCATGATCGGCGACGTCGGGTACGGGATCCTGTACGTGGCGATCGGCGCGTACATGGCGACCCAGTTCGACAGCAAAGGCATCACCAGTCTCGGCGGCGTCGCCATCTGGGCCGGCATCTTTACGATCCTCTTCGGGATCGTCTACGGCGAAATCTTCGGGCTGCACGTGCTTGGAGAGGTCATCTGGCACGACACGCTGAACGTCGAACTGCTCCCACTCAACAAGGGACTCGAGCCGGCAGCCGCGGACTTCGCGCTCGGCTGGATGGTCATCAGCGTGCTCGCCGGAATCGTCCACCTCAACATCGGGTACATCGTGGACTTCTACGAGAACCTGAGCCACGGCGTCAAGGACGCGCTCCTCCACAGCGGGTCGTGGATCCTGATGCTCAACGGCATCTGGATCTGGATCTTCTCGACGCACGGAGA includes:
- a CDS encoding type IV pilin N-terminal domain-containing protein, producing MIGRSESWADEPPHRERGVSPIVGLLALLAVTVALATIVAVGASTVSIGSTGPTAAFDLAVDGSTITIDHLAGDAIDVAALSVTIAVDGTELDSQPPVPFVGAEGFDGAPSGPFNAKSDRTWRSGTTAGVTVADTNAPEIERGDSVAVTLVVDGEAVATLETTSR
- a CDS encoding methyltransferase domain-containing protein, with amino-acid sequence MGVLENKARARLFYKYLSKVYDQVNPFVWTEDMRAEALSLLDLEDDMTVLDVGCGTGFATEGLLEHVDEVYALDQSRHQLEQAYAKFGKRAPPVHFHRGDAERLPFATDTFDVVWSSGSIEYWPTPILALREFRRVLKPGGQVLVVGPNYPDNFLAQRLADSIMLFYDEYEADRMFKTAGFEDVQHLFQGPSYDPDVAITTIGRAPE
- the ahaH gene encoding ATP synthase archaeal subunit H; translated protein: MPRPEVLERIKSAEEEADEIVALADNDRDERIAEARERAEEIRTEAEQEAQELKERRLEEAREEIDAECERVLEDGEQEREELAERARTRVDEVTDHVVELFQEDVHAQT
- a CDS encoding V-type ATP synthase subunit I codes for the protein MLRPEQMSKVSVTGSKGIMPTVIETIHGLNLVHLSDYDGSWEGFDNGNPIEGADDASEKLVTVRALESTLGLSDADVAPGTIEDDWEERLEEIRTRVNDLDDRRTEVREQLRRVKERIDRVAPFAELGIDLDLLSGYDSVEVLVGEGPQEAIEGALDASDDIRAFETFTGGDVVAIVAAPTDDAEPGVIDDALVGVEFARHEVPDTEKSPEAYVDELESRRADLESKLEDVDADLEQIRGTEGSFLLRVEEELTIEVQRAEAPLQFATSKHAFIAEGWIPTDEYDTLVAALNDAVGDSIEIEELERADYDRHGAHTHTEDVQKGAPAAADDDESAAEADDEPQKAVTDGGSAVTMGDEPPTVQDNPGPAKPFEVLVQAVNRPKYSELDPTIFLFLTFPAFFGFMIGDVGYGILYVAIGAYMATQFDSKGITSLGGVAIWAGIFTILFGIVYGEIFGLHVLGEVIWHDTLNVELLPLNKGLEPAAADFALGWMVISVLAGIVHLNIGYIVDFYENLSHGVKDALLHSGSWILMLNGIWIWIFSTHGEGSKPDFLFTTFASDGPFPIGFAGFPEWGLVTIPLGFTEFLLTAPLLVFLVGLAMLAISEPVEIVESLDVVVNVFSYTRMGAVLLAKAGMAFVVNLLFFGGYEDPDGAFHFLGSAGHEPAYVAEHYGGEATLIFDGLMHMGGIAGLLGGLVILVLGHVVVLVLGVTSAGLQGVRLEYVEFFNKFYEGGGANYEPFGHDRNHSAE